A part of Flavobacteriaceae bacterium GSB9 genomic DNA contains:
- a CDS encoding 3-hydroxybutyryl-CoA dehydrogenase has product MKNIAVIGAGTMGNGIAHTFAQSGFNVNLIDISEASLKRGLETISKNLDRMVAKEKITETDKTETLDRISTFIEIKNGVKDAELVVEAATENLDLKLKIFSELDQICSSETILATNTSSISITQIAATTANPNRVIGMHFMNPVPIMPLVEIIRGYNTTNAVTKTIMELSQGLGKTPVEVNDYPGFVANRILMPMLNESIETLYNSVAGVEQIDTVMKLGMAHPMGPLQLADFIGLDVCLSILNVMYNGFKNPKYAPCPLLVNMVNAGKLGVKSGEGFYDYSNSKKAEIVSKQFEK; this is encoded by the coding sequence ATGAAAAACATTGCAGTTATTGGCGCAGGTACCATGGGCAATGGTATTGCGCATACTTTTGCCCAAAGCGGTTTTAACGTTAACCTTATTGATATTAGTGAAGCTTCATTAAAACGTGGCTTGGAAACCATTTCTAAAAATTTAGACCGAATGGTGGCCAAAGAAAAAATTACCGAAACCGATAAAACTGAAACTTTAGACAGGATTTCGACCTTCATCGAAATTAAAAACGGCGTAAAAGATGCTGAATTGGTAGTTGAAGCCGCTACCGAAAATTTAGATTTAAAACTTAAAATATTTTCAGAACTCGATCAAATTTGTTCAAGCGAAACTATTTTAGCCACAAATACCTCATCCATTTCCATTACGCAAATTGCTGCTACAACGGCAAATCCTAATCGTGTAATAGGTATGCATTTTATGAATCCAGTGCCTATTATGCCATTGGTAGAAATTATACGTGGTTATAACACAACTAACGCGGTTACAAAAACCATTATGGAACTTTCACAAGGACTAGGCAAAACTCCTGTTGAAGTGAACGATTACCCGGGTTTTGTAGCCAATCGTATTTTAATGCCCATGCTTAACGAATCTATCGAAACGCTTTATAACAGCGTGGCTGGCGTAGAACAAATAGATACGGTGATGAAGTTGGGCATGGCTCATCCTATGGGACCTTTACAACTCGCCGATTTTATCGGTCTGGATGTTTGCCTTTCAATTTTAAACGTGATGTACAATGGCTTTAAAAACCCAAAATATGCGCCTTGTCCGTTGTTGGTCAATATGGTAAATGCCGGTAAACTAGGGGTTAAATCGGGCGAAGGTTTTTATGATTATTCTAACAGCAAAAAAGCCGAAATCGTATCTAAACAGTTTGAAAAGTAA
- the lpdA gene encoding dihydrolipoyl dehydrogenase, giving the protein MNSYDVAVIGSGPGGYVAAIRCAQLGMKTAIVEKYSTLGGTCLNVGCIPSKALLDSSHHYEDAVKHFEEHGIEIPGDVKVNLEKMIARKQAVVDQTTGGIDFLMKKNKIDVYQGLGSFKDATHIKIDGEESTEIEAKNTIIATGSKPSSLPFIEIDKERIITSTEALKLKEIPKHLIIIGGGVIGLELGQVYKRLGAEVSVIEYMDRIIPTMDSGLSKELNKVLKKQKFKINTSHKVKSVERKGDGVVVKADNKKGEEVEFKGDYCLVSVGRRPYTDGLNADAAGVKVNDKGQIEVNDHLQTSASNIYAIGDVVKGAMLAHKAEEEGVFVAETLAGQKPHIDYNLIPGVVYTWPEVAAVGKTEEQLKEAGVDYKSGQFPMRALGRARASMDIDGFVKVLADKKTDEILGVHMVGARAADMIAEAVVAMEYRASAEDISRMSHAHPTFTEAIKEAALAATDDRALHV; this is encoded by the coding sequence ATGAACTCATATGATGTAGCCGTAATTGGCTCTGGTCCTGGAGGCTATGTTGCCGCCATTCGTTGTGCACAATTGGGCATGAAAACTGCCATTGTAGAAAAATATTCAACCTTAGGAGGTACCTGTTTAAATGTAGGGTGTATTCCGAGTAAAGCACTTTTGGATTCTTCGCACCACTACGAAGATGCTGTAAAGCATTTTGAAGAGCATGGTATTGAAATCCCTGGGGATGTAAAAGTAAACCTAGAGAAAATGATCGCCCGTAAACAAGCTGTGGTTGATCAAACTACGGGAGGTATCGATTTTTTAATGAAGAAAAATAAAATTGATGTCTACCAAGGATTAGGAAGCTTTAAAGATGCTACGCACATTAAAATTGATGGGGAAGAGAGCACCGAAATTGAGGCTAAAAACACTATTATCGCTACGGGCAGTAAACCATCAAGCTTACCGTTTATTGAGATTGATAAAGAACGCATAATTACATCAACTGAAGCTTTAAAACTTAAAGAAATACCAAAACATTTAATCATTATTGGTGGTGGTGTGATTGGTTTAGAGCTTGGGCAGGTTTACAAGCGTTTGGGTGCCGAGGTTTCTGTTATTGAGTATATGGACCGCATCATACCAACGATGGATAGCGGACTGTCGAAAGAGTTGAACAAAGTTTTAAAGAAGCAGAAGTTTAAAATCAATACGTCACACAAAGTAAAATCGGTTGAAAGAAAAGGCGATGGGGTTGTTGTAAAGGCCGATAATAAAAAAGGTGAAGAAGTAGAATTTAAAGGCGATTACTGTTTGGTGTCTGTTGGGCGTCGTCCATACACAGACGGTTTGAATGCAGATGCTGCTGGTGTTAAAGTAAACGATAAAGGACAAATAGAAGTAAACGACCACTTACAAACTTCGGCCTCTAACATTTATGCTATTGGTGATGTGGTAAAAGGAGCGATGTTGGCACATAAAGCTGAAGAAGAAGGTGTTTTTGTAGCCGAAACATTAGCGGGGCAAAAACCGCATATTGATTATAATTTAATACCCGGAGTGGTTTACACCTGGCCAGAAGTGGCTGCTGTAGGTAAAACCGAAGAACAATTAAAAGAAGCTGGAGTAGATTACAAATCAGGGCAGTTTCCTATGCGTGCTTTAGGTAGAGCTAGAGCTAGCATGGACATTGATGGATTTGTAAAAGTTTTGGCCGATAAAAAAACAGATGAAATTTTAGGCGTACACATGGTTGGCGCAAGAGCCGCTGATATGATAGCTGAAGCGGTTGTGGCTATGGAATATCGTGCATCGGCCGAAGATATTTCGCGAATGTCGCATGCGCATCCAACCTTTACCGAAGCGATTAAAGAAGCGGCTTTAGCTGCTACAGACGATAGGGCATTGCATGTCTAG
- a CDS encoding Gfo/Idh/MocA family oxidoreductase, with protein MLKAGVLGAGHLGKIHLRLLKQSEKYELVGFYDADETHGKKIEAEFGYRFFNSIDALIDAVDMVDIVTPTLSHYDCAKQAIAKGKHIFIEKPITNTVEEAEHIRQLLAQNNLRGQVGHVERFNPAYLAVKDDIKSPMFIETHRLAEFNPRGTDVPVVLDLMIHDIDIILSIVKSKVKHVSASGVAVISDTPDIANARLEFENGCVANLTASRISLKKMRKARFFQKDAYISVDFLTKKCEVVKMKDAPENPGDFDMILQNAEGVKKQIYFDNPPIPENNSILDELESFAHAINNNRAPEVTLRDGTEALRVANQIITAF; from the coding sequence ATGCTAAAAGCAGGTGTTCTTGGTGCTGGCCATTTAGGAAAAATTCATTTAAGACTTCTAAAACAATCTGAAAAATACGAACTCGTTGGCTTTTATGACGCCGATGAAACGCATGGCAAAAAAATAGAAGCCGAATTTGGATACAGGTTTTTTAATTCCATTGATGCCTTGATTGATGCCGTAGATATGGTAGACATTGTAACACCAACGCTTTCGCATTACGATTGCGCCAAGCAGGCCATCGCAAAAGGCAAGCATATTTTTATTGAAAAACCCATTACCAATACTGTTGAGGAAGCCGAACACATTAGGCAACTATTGGCACAAAACAACCTGCGCGGCCAGGTTGGGCATGTAGAGCGTTTCAATCCGGCATATCTTGCCGTAAAAGACGATATTAAGTCGCCCATGTTTATCGAAACGCATCGCTTAGCGGAGTTTAACCCTAGAGGAACCGATGTTCCGGTTGTATTGGATTTAATGATTCACGATATCGATATTATTTTAAGTATTGTAAAATCTAAAGTCAAGCATGTTTCGGCTAGCGGTGTTGCCGTTATTAGCGACACCCCCGATATTGCTAATGCGCGGTTGGAATTTGAAAATGGCTGTGTAGCCAACCTAACGGCAAGCCGCATTTCACTCAAAAAAATGCGCAAGGCACGGTTCTTTCAAAAAGACGCCTATATTTCGGTTGACTTTTTAACCAAAAAGTGCGAAGTGGTAAAAATGAAGGATGCACCCGAAAATCCAGGCGATTTTGATATGATCCTTCAAAATGCTGAAGGCGTTAAAAAACAAATTTATTTCGACAATCCGCCGATACCCGAAAACAATTCCATTTTAGACGAGTTAGAGTCTTTTGCTCATGCAATAAATAATAATAGGGCTCCCGAAGTAACCCTACGCGACGGTACCGAAGCGTTGCGTGTGGCCAACCAGATTATTACTGCCTTTTAA
- a CDS encoding T9SS type A sorting domain-containing protein, whose amino-acid sequence MKTRLLFIIVFFFITFSNVYSQCESVPSGKTCVPDNRFETYLESIGKGDDIEDNDLVFTSRIETLVDLNVSNQGIKSMDGIENFTALETLNCSSNNLLASLNVFNNTALKEIRAYNCNIMSLTLPNNNLLAYLNIGNNNLASLDLSEYPMLEYLACYNNGPQDLGDLNLSANVNLTDLIVHNAGISSLNISTCTNLEVLTCYSSYNTSYVNNIPNLDLSANTSLSEVRCYNSGVNNLSFSTIDYNSLLYLDCGDNNISSLDTTKFPNIETLWLYYNNLSGLNLTNNTSLKSLDCGGNPSLNSIDLSMLPNLEKFWGYDNNFTGINASANMKLALFNSNSNSNLTSINLPETTTLEEVYVCCSNLSNLDFVSNTGIKYLDIGINTFTSADVSMLPNLIGFWCNQNQLTELNIANGNIDGLDQMWAHDNPMLNCIQVDDLAKASAKSSPEWQRDAGADFSLNCSLSTNEFNVSSILIYPNPTTSTINIRLEFDAKYNIVNVLGKVIMNGKLNLGKNQINLPIEIPNGIYYLKVEGTKVGFLKKIIKY is encoded by the coding sequence ATGAAAACGCGTTTACTTTTTATTATTGTATTTTTCTTCATTACTTTCTCAAATGTTTACTCTCAATGCGAAAGCGTGCCCTCAGGAAAAACTTGTGTACCTGACAATCGATTTGAAACTTACCTAGAATCTATTGGGAAAGGAGACGATATTGAGGATAACGATTTGGTCTTTACCTCTAGAATTGAAACATTAGTTGACTTAAATGTTTCCAATCAAGGCATTAAATCCATGGATGGCATTGAGAATTTTACAGCTTTAGAAACATTAAATTGTAGTAGCAATAATTTACTTGCAAGTCTAAATGTTTTTAATAATACTGCGCTCAAAGAAATTCGTGCTTATAACTGTAATATCATGAGTTTAACATTACCGAACAATAATTTGTTGGCTTATTTAAATATTGGAAATAATAATTTGGCAAGTTTAGACTTAAGCGAATATCCGATGTTAGAATATCTGGCATGCTACAATAACGGGCCACAGGACCTTGGTGATTTAAACTTAAGCGCTAATGTAAATTTAACCGATTTGATAGTGCATAATGCAGGTATAAGCTCTTTGAATATTTCTACGTGTACTAATTTGGAAGTTTTAACGTGTTATTCTAGCTACAATACTTCATATGTAAATAATATTCCTAATTTAGACTTATCTGCGAATACCAGTTTATCTGAAGTAAGGTGCTATAATAGTGGAGTTAACAATTTATCGTTTTCAACTATTGATTATAATTCTTTACTATATCTCGATTGTGGCGATAATAATATTAGTAGCTTAGACACTACTAAATTTCCAAATATTGAAACGTTGTGGCTTTATTATAATAATCTATCGGGGTTAAACTTGACCAATAATACTTCTCTCAAAAGTTTGGATTGCGGAGGAAACCCTTCTTTAAATAGTATAGATTTATCGATGCTACCAAATTTAGAAAAATTCTGGGGCTATGATAATAATTTTACCGGTATTAATGCTTCTGCAAACATGAAACTAGCTCTTTTCAATAGTAATTCCAATTCAAATTTAACAAGCATCAATTTGCCAGAAACGACTACATTAGAAGAGGTTTACGTTTGTTGCTCAAATTTATCAAATCTTGACTTTGTTAGTAATACAGGTATCAAATATTTAGACATTGGAATTAACACTTTTACATCTGCTGATGTTAGTATGTTGCCTAATTTAATTGGGTTTTGGTGTAATCAAAACCAGCTTACCGAATTGAATATTGCCAATGGAAATATTGATGGGCTAGACCAAATGTGGGCTCATGACAACCCCATGTTAAATTGTATACAAGTAGATGATCTAGCAAAAGCTTCCGCAAAATCATCTCCAGAATGGCAAAGAGATGCAGGAGCAGATTTTAGTTTAAATTGTTCTTTAAGTACAAATGAATTTAATGTGTCTAGTATATTAATTTACCCCAACCCTACAACTAGCACAATCAACATTAGACTTGAATTTGATGCTAAATATAATATTGTTAATGTTTTAGGCAAAGTTATAATGAATGGTAAATTAAATCTTGGCAAAAATCAAATTAACTTGCCTATTGAAATTCCTAATGGTATTTACTATCTAAAAGTGGAGGGGACAAAAGTTGGCTTCTTAAAGAAAATAATCAAATATTAA
- a CDS encoding mechanosensitive ion channel: MEKLTAWNEGFIDSLSTMTAEIAKVVPNLLAALVIVIVGWLLTKLLVGIVRKALKFAKADKLDDKINEIEIFGGKKLNFDIIKITTEFLKWVLYIMILIIVTDVLNLIMVSEEIKNFLGYLPKLFSALIIFTIGLLLANFIKKAIKSFFESMDLSGSKIISQSVFLLLLLFISITALNQAGVDTEIVTSNVTMILAAFLLAFALAFGLGAQKIVTELIKTFYARKTYEIGQKIQFGDIKGEVDSINQVSITLKTKEGKLIVPIKDIVESQVSVQD, encoded by the coding sequence ATGGAAAAATTAACAGCTTGGAACGAAGGTTTTATAGACTCATTATCTACTATGACTGCCGAAATAGCAAAGGTAGTTCCGAATCTGTTGGCAGCATTGGTTATTGTTATAGTTGGTTGGTTGCTAACAAAACTTTTGGTTGGGATTGTTAGAAAAGCATTGAAATTTGCCAAGGCTGATAAATTGGACGACAAAATTAACGAAATTGAAATATTTGGAGGCAAAAAACTCAATTTCGACATTATAAAAATCACGACAGAGTTCTTAAAATGGGTACTGTACATAATGATTTTGATTATTGTAACAGACGTTTTGAACTTGATTATGGTTTCTGAGGAAATAAAGAACTTCCTTGGTTACTTACCCAAATTATTCTCTGCACTTATAATATTTACAATAGGATTGCTTTTGGCCAATTTTATAAAAAAAGCAATCAAGTCCTTTTTTGAATCAATGGACTTATCAGGCTCAAAAATTATAAGTCAGTCTGTATTTCTATTATTGCTATTATTTATATCGATTACTGCGTTAAACCAAGCAGGAGTAGATACCGAAATTGTAACAAGTAATGTTACTATGATTTTGGCGGCCTTTCTTCTGGCGTTTGCACTGGCTTTTGGACTTGGAGCGCAAAAAATAGTAACCGAATTAATAAAAACATTTTACGCCAGAAAAACATATGAAATTGGACAAAAAATACAGTTTGGAGACATTAAAGGAGAGGTTGACTCTATTAACCAAGTTTCCATAACCTTAAAAACTAAAGAAGGAAAATTAATTGTCCCAATTAAAGATATTGTAGAGAGTCAAGTAAGCGTGCAGGATTAA
- a CDS encoding DUF1015 domain-containing protein — MAQILPFKAVRPTRDKVGLVASRSYQSFTQAELEARLDYNPFSFLHIINPGYRYSKAIKGKDRYSLVKNRYLEFKEDGIFIQDSTPCYYIYKIVNRDKVSFSGIIAAASTDDYKNNVIRKHENTIEHRENLFKDYLKTVGFNAEPVLLTYAHNKEIAKVISEVQQQRAEYEFTTTYRDTHYLWKLNNKNQVKAIQDAFKTMRTIHIADGHHRSASSVLLAETLKAENKNHTGHEPYNYFMSFLIPESELKIHEFNRLVKDLNGLSKESFLIKLDTVFRIENRGTDLYKPNQKHHFSMYLDGEFYSLHLRKGHYKFQTPLDALDTQILYKTVLEPILGVTDLRNDTRIAYSHGKNDLVTIKSKVDSGEFAVGFGLVPINIFELKAIADSGLTMPPKSTFIEPKLRSGVTIYEF, encoded by the coding sequence ATGGCTCAAATTCTTCCTTTTAAAGCTGTAAGACCAACGCGAGACAAAGTCGGTTTAGTAGCGTCGCGCTCGTACCAGAGTTTTACGCAGGCCGAACTGGAAGCACGATTGGACTATAATCCGTTTTCGTTTTTACATATCATCAATCCGGGTTACAGGTACAGCAAAGCCATCAAAGGCAAAGACCGATACAGTTTAGTTAAAAACAGGTATTTAGAATTTAAGGAAGATGGTATCTTTATTCAAGACAGCACCCCTTGCTATTACATTTATAAAATTGTTAACCGCGATAAGGTGTCGTTTTCAGGAATAATTGCCGCTGCCAGTACCGATGATTATAAAAATAACGTTATTAGAAAACATGAAAACACCATTGAACACCGCGAAAATCTATTTAAAGATTACTTAAAAACCGTTGGCTTTAATGCCGAACCCGTACTGTTAACCTATGCCCATAATAAAGAGATTGCAAAAGTTATTTCTGAAGTACAACAACAGCGAGCTGAATACGAATTTACCACAACTTACCGCGACACCCATTACCTTTGGAAACTTAACAACAAAAACCAGGTTAAAGCCATTCAAGATGCTTTTAAAACCATGAGAACCATACATATTGCCGATGGCCATCACCGCTCGGCTTCATCGGTTTTATTGGCAGAAACTTTAAAAGCAGAAAACAAAAACCATACGGGACATGAGCCTTATAATTATTTTATGAGCTTTTTAATCCCCGAGTCTGAACTGAAAATACACGAATTCAATAGATTGGTGAAAGATTTAAACGGACTTTCAAAAGAGTCATTTTTAATAAAACTCGATACCGTTTTCAGAATTGAAAACAGAGGAACAGACCTCTACAAACCAAACCAAAAACACCATTTTAGCATGTACTTAGATGGTGAATTTTACTCGCTTCACCTTAGGAAAGGCCACTACAAATTCCAAACACCGCTGGATGCTTTAGATACCCAAATATTATACAAAACAGTTTTAGAGCCTATTTTGGGTGTAACCGATTTACGGAACGATACACGAATAGCTTATTCGCACGGTAAAAATGACTTAGTAACTATAAAAAGCAAAGTCGATAGCGGTGAATTTGCTGTTGGTTTTGGGCTGGTTCCTATTAATATTTTTGAATTAAAAGCCATAGCCGATTCCGGCTTGACCATGCCACCTAAAAGCACGTTTATTGAACCTAAATTAAGAAGCGGTGTAACCATTTATGAATTTTAA
- the smpB gene encoding SsrA-binding protein SmpB, with protein MQKNINIQNKKARFQYEILDKYTAGIVLSGTEIKSIRNSKASIAESFCEFNDKGELFVVNMTIEEYKYGTHYNHMPKAERKLLLNKRELKKLNKEVQNTGLTIIPLRLFINDNGLAKLVIALAKGKKLYDKRETIKDRDNKRNLDRIKKAYN; from the coding sequence ATGCAGAAAAACATCAACATTCAAAATAAAAAAGCGCGGTTTCAATATGAAATATTGGACAAATATACTGCGGGCATTGTTTTGTCGGGCACCGAAATAAAGTCGATACGAAACAGCAAAGCTTCCATTGCTGAAAGTTTTTGTGAGTTTAATGATAAAGGCGAACTTTTTGTTGTTAACATGACCATTGAAGAATACAAATATGGCACGCATTACAACCACATGCCCAAAGCCGAGCGCAAGCTGCTTTTAAACAAAAGAGAGCTAAAAAAACTCAACAAGGAAGTTCAAAATACAGGGCTAACGATCATTCCGTTACGTTTATTCATTAACGATAATGGTTTGGCCAAGTTGGTTATTGCCTTGGCCAAGGGTAAAAAACTATACGACAAGCGCGAAACCATTAAAGACCGAGACAATAAGCGCAATTTAGATCGTATAAAAAAAGCTTATAATTAA
- a CDS encoding RNA polymerase sigma factor has protein sequence MKTLTDIKDSSDEDLVEAIVKTNNTLLFEVLYDRYAKLVYNKCYGFARNEDEAKDLTQDVFLKLFVKLSNFKGKSKFSTWLYAFVYNHCVNYVTRNTAKKFEKKSVDYNDIENLSEDEENEEDFLDMRVDRLKEALELISPEEKMILLLKYQDFLTIKEIESVLDVGESAVKMRIKRAKDKLIKVYDEKFN, from the coding sequence TTGAAAACCCTCACAGACATCAAAGATTCATCAGACGAAGATTTGGTTGAAGCAATTGTTAAGACAAACAACACATTGCTTTTCGAGGTTTTGTATGATAGATATGCAAAGTTAGTTTACAACAAATGCTATGGTTTTGCAAGAAATGAAGATGAAGCTAAAGATTTAACGCAAGATGTTTTTTTAAAACTATTTGTTAAATTGTCGAATTTTAAGGGAAAGTCTAAATTTTCAACTTGGTTATATGCATTTGTGTATAATCATTGTGTAAATTATGTGACCCGTAATACGGCAAAAAAGTTTGAAAAAAAATCGGTAGATTATAATGATATAGAAAACCTTTCGGAGGATGAAGAGAATGAGGAAGATTTTTTGGACATGAGAGTTGATAGGCTTAAAGAAGCCCTTGAGCTAATATCTCCCGAGGAAAAAATGATACTGTTGCTAAAATATCAAGATTTCTTAACAATAAAAGAAATCGAAAGTGTTTTAGATGTTGGGGAAAGTGCCGTTAAAATGAGAATTAAGCGCGCAAAAGATAAGTTGATAAAAGTATATGACGAGAAGTTTAATTAA
- a CDS encoding YggS family pyridoxal phosphate-dependent enzyme, translated as MSISKNLNEIKALLPEHVTLVAVSKTKPVSDIMEAYEAGHHIFGENKIQDMVEKYEAMPKDIEWHMIGHVQRNKVKYMAPFVSLIHGIDNFKLLKEINKQAKKNDRVIDCLLQIKIAEEDSKFGMPASEASEILKSESFSELKNIRITGLMGMATFTENKTQIKQEFNNLKSTFDQLKTIATENCQLKIVSMGMSGDYKLAIECGSTMVRIGSSIFGERNY; from the coding sequence ATGAGCATTTCTAAAAACCTAAACGAAATAAAAGCATTGCTCCCCGAGCACGTTACACTTGTCGCTGTTTCGAAAACAAAACCCGTAAGCGACATTATGGAAGCCTATGAAGCGGGGCACCACATTTTTGGCGAAAACAAAATACAAGACATGGTTGAAAAATACGAGGCCATGCCAAAAGATATTGAGTGGCACATGATAGGCCACGTGCAACGCAACAAAGTAAAGTATATGGCTCCCTTTGTATCATTAATTCACGGCATTGACAATTTTAAATTACTAAAGGAAATAAACAAACAGGCAAAAAAGAACGACCGTGTTATTGATTGCCTGCTTCAAATAAAAATTGCCGAAGAAGATTCTAAATTTGGAATGCCAGCAAGTGAAGCTTCTGAAATATTAAAGTCTGAATCCTTTTCAGAATTAAAAAATATAAGAATTACTGGCCTAATGGGCATGGCCACCTTTACAGAAAATAAAACCCAAATTAAACAAGAGTTCAACAATTTAAAGTCTACGTTTGACCAATTAAAAACTATCGCCACTGAAAACTGCCAATTAAAAATAGTAAGCATGGGGATGAGTGGCGATTACAAATTGGCCATAGAATGTGGCAGTACCATGGTTAGAATTGGAAGTAGTATATTTGGAGAAAGGAACTATTAA
- a CDS encoding dodecin family protein, with protein MDEHIYKKIEIVGTSAKSSDDAIENAIKKASKSVQNLRWFEVIDKRGNISDGKVDMWQVTVKLGFTMKN; from the coding sequence ATGGATGAGCATATTTATAAAAAGATTGAAATTGTTGGCACATCTGCAAAATCTAGCGATGATGCTATTGAAAACGCCATTAAGAAAGCTTCAAAATCGGTACAAAACCTTAGGTGGTTTGAAGTTATTGATAAGCGTGGCAACATAAGCGACGGCAAAGTAGACATGTGGCAAGTTACGGTTAAATTGGGCTTTACAATGAAAAATTAA
- a CDS encoding protein-L-isoaspartate(D-aspartate) O-methyltransferase: MKDTFKHKGLRQQLVNGLRDKGIKDEAVLNAINNIPRHLFMDSGFLHYAYVDKAFPIAAEQTISQPYTVAFQTELLQIKKGDKILEIGTGSGYQTAVLCQMGARVFSIERQNELFKKTSKFLPKLGYRAKKLVFGDGYVGLPEEAPFDGILVTAGAPFVPKPLLSQLKIGGRLVIPVGNDVQEMTMFTRKGQKEFDKEEFGAFRFVPLLEDKN, from the coding sequence TTGAAAGATACATTTAAGCATAAAGGATTAAGGCAGCAACTTGTTAATGGGTTAAGAGACAAAGGAATAAAAGATGAAGCAGTTTTAAATGCCATTAACAATATTCCTAGGCATTTGTTTATGGATTCTGGTTTTTTGCATTATGCTTATGTGGACAAAGCGTTTCCTATTGCAGCCGAGCAAACCATTTCGCAACCTTATACGGTGGCTTTTCAAACGGAATTATTACAAATTAAAAAAGGTGATAAAATTCTTGAAATAGGGACAGGTAGTGGTTATCAAACCGCGGTGTTGTGCCAAATGGGAGCTAGAGTATTTAGCATTGAACGCCAAAACGAACTATTTAAAAAAACCAGTAAGTTTTTGCCCAAATTGGGTTATCGTGCTAAAAAGCTTGTTTTTGGTGATGGTTATGTTGGTTTGCCAGAAGAAGCGCCTTTTGACGGTATTTTGGTAACTGCCGGCGCACCTTTTGTTCCAAAACCATTATTGAGCCAATTAAAAATTGGTGGGCGATTGGTTATTCCTGTAGGTAACGATGTACAGGAAATGACCATGTTTACCCGTAAAGGTCAAAAAGAATTTGATAAGGAAGAGTTTGGGGCGTTTCGGTTTGTGCCTCTTTTGGAGGATAAGAATTAG